In Sphingobium amiense, a genomic segment contains:
- a CDS encoding flavin reductase family protein has product MSEAGFDSATFRRVLGHYPTGVCVITAVEEGGAPLGMVVGSFTSVSLDPPLVAFFPAKSSSTWPRIEKLGRFCVNILAADQLSLCRQIASPGPDKFRDIAHRASANGSPILDNVVAWIDCTLDAVHEAGDHHIAIGRVAALEVDRAERPLLFFQGSYGEFALLD; this is encoded by the coding sequence GTGAGCGAAGCGGGTTTCGACAGTGCGACCTTCCGGCGGGTGCTCGGCCATTATCCCACCGGCGTATGCGTCATCACCGCGGTGGAGGAAGGCGGCGCGCCGCTGGGCATGGTCGTCGGTTCCTTCACATCCGTGTCGCTCGACCCGCCGCTGGTCGCCTTCTTTCCGGCGAAAAGCTCCTCCACATGGCCCCGTATCGAAAAACTGGGCCGTTTCTGCGTCAACATCCTCGCGGCGGACCAGCTATCGCTCTGCCGCCAGATCGCCAGTCCGGGACCGGACAAGTTCCGCGACATCGCGCATCGCGCGTCGGCCAACGGATCGCCGATCCTCGACAATGTCGTCGCGTGGATCGACTGCACGCTCGATGCCGTTCACGAAGCGGGCGACCATCATATCGCGATCGGCCGGGTCGCCGCGCTGGAGGTCGACCGGGCCGAACGCCCGCTGCTCTTCTTTCAGGGCAGCTATGGCGAGTTCGCCTTGCTGGACTGA
- a CDS encoding NADP-dependent malic enzyme → MTDTSSVEFSEREALFFHSTGRPGKIEIIASKPMATQRDLSLAYSPGVAVPVRAIAADPATAYDYTAKGNLVAVISNGTAILGLGNLGALASKPVMEGKAVLFKRFADVDSIDIELKTEDVDRFIDAVELMEPSFGGINLEDIKAPECFVIETTLKERMNIPVFHDDQHGTAIIAAAGVLNAALLTGRDMKDMKVVVNGAGAASISCTELIKALGVRHDNVIMCDSKGVIYQGRTEGMNQWKSAHAVNTDARSLAEAVKGADVFLGLSVAGAMTPEMVKSMADRPIIFAMANPDPEILPPVAKAARPDAIVATGRSDFPNQVNNVLGFPFIFRGALDVRATGINEAMKLAAAKAIAELARESVPEEVAKAYGRAHSFGPDYIIPAPFDPRLMEVVPAAVAQAAMESGVAQRPIEDMAAYRQSLKARLNPTTSVLTSAYEIAKAHPKRVVFAEAEEEVVLRAAIQFRELGYGIPVLVGRGEVMDRLRALGVRDPESFELHNSVNSPLVPDMVDLLYARLQRRGYLRRDCERMVNRDRNIFGTLLVKMGVADAMLTGMTRPYAQTLREVKRVMDPAAGRTPFGIHVMVAKEKTVFLADTTVNERPTAAELADIAEGTVAVARRMGHDPRVAFLSYSNFGNPPGSFLDNVRDAVKILDSRNVDFEYEGEMTPDAALNPAVMKSYPFSRLSGPANVLVMPGLQSANISAKLLRELGGTSLIGPLLVGMEKSVQIATMASNASELLTLAVLAAGGIAL, encoded by the coding sequence ATGACCGACACGTCCAGCGTGGAATTTTCCGAGCGCGAGGCGCTGTTCTTCCACTCGACAGGTCGCCCCGGCAAGATCGAGATCATCGCGTCGAAGCCGATGGCGACGCAGCGCGACCTCAGCCTCGCTTACTCGCCCGGCGTCGCCGTTCCCGTGCGCGCCATCGCGGCGGACCCGGCTACCGCCTATGATTACACGGCCAAGGGCAATCTGGTCGCGGTCATTTCCAACGGCACGGCGATCCTGGGCCTCGGCAATTTGGGCGCACTCGCGTCCAAGCCGGTGATGGAGGGCAAGGCGGTGCTGTTCAAGCGCTTCGCCGACGTGGATTCCATCGACATCGAACTCAAGACCGAGGATGTCGACCGCTTCATCGACGCGGTCGAACTGATGGAGCCGAGTTTTGGCGGCATCAACCTTGAGGACATCAAGGCGCCCGAATGCTTCGTTATCGAAACGACGCTCAAGGAACGGATGAACATTCCGGTCTTTCATGACGACCAGCATGGCACCGCGATCATCGCGGCGGCAGGTGTCCTCAACGCTGCGCTGCTGACGGGCCGCGACATGAAGGACATGAAGGTCGTGGTGAACGGCGCGGGTGCAGCGTCGATCAGTTGCACCGAACTCATCAAGGCGCTGGGCGTGCGCCACGACAATGTCATCATGTGCGACAGCAAGGGCGTCATCTATCAGGGCCGCACCGAGGGCATGAACCAGTGGAAGTCCGCCCATGCGGTAAACACCGACGCGCGCTCGCTCGCCGAGGCGGTGAAGGGCGCGGACGTGTTCCTCGGCCTTTCGGTCGCGGGCGCGATGACGCCGGAGATGGTGAAGTCCATGGCCGATCGGCCGATCATCTTCGCCATGGCCAATCCGGACCCGGAAATCCTGCCCCCGGTCGCCAAGGCCGCACGCCCCGACGCAATCGTCGCGACGGGCCGGTCGGACTTCCCCAATCAGGTCAACAACGTCCTGGGCTTCCCCTTCATTTTCCGCGGCGCGCTCGACGTGCGGGCGACTGGCATCAACGAGGCGATGAAGCTCGCGGCGGCCAAGGCCATCGCCGAACTCGCGCGTGAATCGGTGCCGGAGGAAGTGGCCAAAGCCTATGGCCGCGCGCACAGCTTCGGTCCGGACTATATCATCCCCGCGCCCTTCGACCCGCGCCTGATGGAAGTCGTCCCCGCCGCCGTCGCGCAGGCGGCGATGGAATCGGGTGTCGCGCAACGCCCGATCGAGGACATGGCGGCTTATCGCCAGTCTTTGAAAGCGCGGCTCAACCCCACCACTTCGGTGCTGACCAGCGCCTATGAGATCGCCAAGGCGCATCCCAAGCGCGTCGTCTTCGCCGAAGCGGAGGAGGAAGTGGTGCTGCGCGCCGCCATCCAGTTCCGGGAGCTGGGCTATGGCATCCCCGTGCTGGTCGGACGCGGCGAGGTGATGGACAGGCTGCGCGCGCTCGGCGTGCGCGATCCCGAGAGCTTCGAGCTGCACAACAGCGTCAATTCGCCGCTCGTCCCCGACATGGTCGACCTGCTCTATGCCCGGCTCCAGCGGCGCGGCTATCTGCGTCGCGACTGCGAGCGGATGGTGAACCGGGATCGCAACATCTTCGGCACGCTGCTGGTGAAGATGGGGGTCGCCGACGCGATGCTGACGGGCATGACGCGCCCCTATGCCCAGACCCTGCGCGAGGTGAAGCGGGTGATGGACCCGGCGGCCGGCCGCACTCCTTTCGGCATTCACGTGATGGTGGCGAAGGAAAAGACGGTGTTCCTTGCCGATACGACCGTCAACGAACGTCCGACCGCCGCCGAACTGGCCGACATCGCAGAAGGAACGGTCGCCGTTGCCCGGCGCATGGGCCACGACCCGCGCGTCGCCTTCCTGTCCTACTCCAATTTCGGCAATCCGCCCGGCAGCTTCCTCGACAATGTCCGCGATGCGGTGAAGATCCTCGACAGCCGCAACGTCGATTTCGAATATGAAGGCGAAATGACGCCCGACGCGGCGCTCAACCCCGCCGTCATGAAGAGCTATCCGTTCAGCCGCCTGTCCGGTCCCGCCAACGTCCTCGTCATGCCGGGGCTGCAATCGGCCAACATATCGGCCAAGCTGCTTCGTGAACTGGGCGGGACTTCGCTCATCGGGCCGCTGCTGGTGGGGATGGAGAAATCGGTGCAGATCGCCACCATGGCGTCGAACGCATCGGAACTTCTGACGCTCGCGGTGCTGGCGGCAGGCGGTATCGCGCTATAG
- the ribA gene encoding GTP cyclohydrolase II, translated as MSGRAAARAIDALRRGWPIRLAADDGALRLMAVEGADAVTLAGFDPTGCADILISAARAETLKLANQLAAADPDLPVLVERAPWIDADVATAISDPVLDLASPLKGPFRALPLAAPDAARAALRLARLAGILPAFFVTAEDGPVEAEASAQDVAAYDDAVHLAVATRARLPVDASESAEIVAFRSPDEPREHVALVVGRRDATPPVIRIHSECLTGDVLGSLKCDCGPQLHQALHQIADARWGILLYLRQEGRGIGLVNKLRAYALQDQGFDTVDANVRLGFAIDARDFSVAARMLDLLGVREVRLLTNNPNKVAGLEAAGIRVAERLPIILPANPHNERYLATKRDRTGHQL; from the coding sequence ATGAGCGGTCGCGCCGCCGCCCGCGCCATCGACGCGCTGCGCCGCGGCTGGCCGATCCGGCTGGCCGCGGATGACGGCGCCCTGCGGCTGATGGCGGTGGAGGGCGCGGACGCGGTGACGCTGGCCGGGTTCGACCCCACCGGGTGCGCCGACATCCTGATTTCGGCGGCGCGCGCCGAAACGCTCAAGCTCGCCAACCAGCTCGCCGCCGCCGATCCCGACCTTCCCGTGCTGGTCGAGCGGGCGCCCTGGATCGACGCCGATGTCGCGACCGCCATCTCCGACCCGGTGCTTGACCTCGCCTCCCCGCTCAAGGGACCGTTCCGCGCGCTGCCGCTCGCCGCGCCGGACGCCGCCAGGGCGGCGCTGCGCCTCGCCAGGCTGGCGGGAATCCTCCCCGCCTTCTTCGTCACCGCCGAAGACGGCCCGGTCGAGGCGGAGGCGAGCGCACAGGATGTCGCGGCCTATGACGATGCCGTCCACCTCGCCGTCGCCACCCGCGCGCGGCTGCCGGTCGACGCCAGCGAAAGCGCGGAGATCGTCGCCTTCCGCAGCCCCGACGAACCGCGCGAGCATGTCGCGCTGGTGGTCGGCAGGCGCGATGCCACGCCGCCCGTCATCCGCATCCACAGCGAATGCCTGACCGGCGACGTGCTGGGCAGCCTCAAATGCGACTGCGGGCCGCAACTGCATCAGGCGCTGCACCAGATCGCCGACGCGCGCTGGGGCATCCTCCTCTATCTGCGGCAGGAAGGGCGCGGCATCGGCCTCGTCAACAAGCTGCGCGCCTACGCGCTTCAGGATCAGGGGTTCGACACCGTCGACGCCAATGTCCGGCTGGGCTTCGCCATCGACGCGCGCGATTTTTCGGTCGCAGCGCGGATGCTCGACCTTCTGGGCGTGCGCGAAGTGCGGCTGCTCACCAACAATCCGAACAAGGTCGCGGGGCTGGAAGCGGCGGGCATCCGCGTAGCGGAGCGGCTGCCGATCATCCTGCCCGCCAATCCGCACAATGAACGCTATCTCGCCACCAAGCGCGACCGCACCGGCCACCAGCTATGA
- a CDS encoding L,D-transpeptidase family protein, producing the protein MTIVQVESAAGRLTFGDLVMPCAIGRGGSCAADAKREGDGCTPLGRWPIRAVLLCPGKVAPREIRLPWRWVRVGDGWSDDPADPAYNRPVRLPRAFSAESLIRADAAYDVIVVLGHNDAPPRPGRGSAIFFHLSEGRPTAGCVAVEREDMLRLLPMLRPGDAMEIMA; encoded by the coding sequence ATGACCATCGTTCAGGTGGAAAGCGCAGCGGGCCGCCTGACCTTCGGCGATCTCGTAATGCCCTGCGCCATCGGCCGGGGCGGGTCGTGCGCTGCCGACGCGAAGCGGGAAGGCGACGGCTGCACACCGCTCGGGCGCTGGCCGATCCGTGCCGTGCTGCTGTGTCCCGGCAAAGTCGCGCCACGCGAAATCCGCCTGCCATGGCGCTGGGTGCGGGTCGGGGACGGCTGGTCTGACGATCCCGCCGATCCCGCCTATAACCGCCCTGTCCGCCTGCCCCGCGCCTTCTCCGCCGAAAGCCTGATCCGCGCCGACGCCGCCTATGACGTGATCGTCGTCCTCGGCCACAACGACGCACCGCCCCGGCCCGGCAGGGGCAGCGCCATCTTCTTCCACCTGTCCGAAGGCCGGCCCACCGCAGGCTGCGTCGCCGTTGAGCGGGAAGACATGCTGCGCTTGCTGCCGATGCTGCGGCCCGGCGATGCGATGGAGATTATGGCCTAG
- a CDS encoding [protein-PII] uridylyltransferase, producing the protein MVMQFPALGARRAIIDRRAISDRINALAQDHEGDAMRLRGLIVRELKAALEEGRAEIARRLDARPTRGRESVSAFAFLIDQILRLLYDATTHHLYPAGNRSTGERIVLIAVGGYGRGEMAPHSDVDIGFITPWKPTGWTEQVIESMLYSLWDLGLKVGHSSRSVDETMRMAKSDLTVRTALLEARYVWGDRALYEETSARFDAEVMQGNARAFVTEKLEERDERHKRMGDSRYVVEPNVKEGKGGLRDLHTLFWIGKYVNRVRSVAELVDVGLLTQSELGQFQKAEDFLWAVRCHLHTITGRAEDRLTFDLQLEIATRMRFTARAGRSGVERFMRYYFLNAKTVGDLTAVFLAHLDDQMGPKGRRYIPAIFRRPKKLDGFVLERGRLALPSEDFFQTDPVRLLEIFAVADRHGLQIHPSAMRAASRDAGLITAKVRRDPRANAAFMDVLTSPRDPETVLRWMNESTVFGRFVPDFRRVVAQMQFDMYHHYTVDEHTIRAVGLLARIEKGDLDTDHPLATELMGKILSRRVLYVAVLLHDIAKGRGGDHSVLGAEVAEHLCPRLGLTPAETETVAWLVRYHLLMSATAFKRDLADYKTILDFVDVVQSPERLRLLLCLTVVDIRAVGPGVWNSWKRQLLGDLFESAEEVLRLGHKQKGRGERVIAKQEGLRAALGMNEADFAAFSARLPESYWIAEPEDILIHNAQHILASGDAPLSIAAHYYPQRGATLVTVYAADHPGLFYRIAGAIHLAGGNIIDARIHTTRDGVAIDNFLVQDPFGGAFHSPEQLNRIRNAIEDSLSNRHRLITKLSARPLPRTRAEAFRIEPNVLIDNKASNRFTVVEVNARDRPALLFSLANALFQSKVTVHSAHVATYGERAVDTFYVTDLIGGKIESKARLQTLERRLLEAAGGEVGQALEMA; encoded by the coding sequence ATGGTCATGCAGTTTCCCGCCCTCGGCGCGCGTCGCGCCATCATCGACCGGCGGGCCATTTCCGACAGGATCAACGCCCTCGCGCAGGACCATGAGGGCGACGCCATGCGATTGCGCGGCCTGATCGTCCGCGAACTCAAGGCCGCGCTGGAGGAAGGGCGGGCGGAAATCGCGCGGCGGCTGGACGCCAGGCCGACGCGCGGGCGCGAGAGCGTGAGCGCCTTCGCCTTCCTGATCGACCAGATCCTGCGCCTGCTCTACGACGCGACGACCCATCACCTCTATCCTGCGGGCAACCGCAGCACGGGCGAGCGCATCGTGCTGATCGCGGTGGGCGGCTATGGCCGGGGCGAAATGGCGCCGCACAGCGATGTCGACATCGGCTTCATCACCCCGTGGAAGCCCACCGGATGGACCGAGCAGGTGATCGAATCCATGCTCTATTCGCTCTGGGATCTGGGTCTGAAGGTCGGGCATAGCAGCCGCTCGGTCGATGAAACGATGCGGATGGCCAAGAGCGACCTTACCGTGCGCACCGCTCTCCTCGAAGCGCGCTATGTCTGGGGCGACAGGGCGCTCTACGAGGAAACGTCGGCCCGTTTCGACGCGGAAGTCATGCAGGGCAATGCCCGCGCCTTCGTCACCGAAAAGCTGGAGGAACGCGACGAGCGGCACAAGCGCATGGGCGACAGCCGCTATGTCGTCGAGCCGAACGTCAAGGAAGGCAAGGGCGGCCTGCGCGATCTGCACACGCTGTTCTGGATCGGCAAATATGTGAACCGCGTCCGGTCCGTCGCCGAACTGGTGGATGTGGGGCTGCTGACGCAGAGCGAACTAGGCCAGTTCCAGAAGGCGGAAGATTTCCTCTGGGCGGTGCGGTGTCATCTGCACACCATCACGGGCCGGGCCGAGGACCGGCTGACCTTCGACCTTCAGCTCGAAATCGCGACCCGGATGCGCTTCACCGCGCGTGCGGGGCGATCCGGGGTCGAGCGGTTCATGCGCTATTATTTCCTGAACGCGAAGACGGTGGGCGACCTAACCGCCGTGTTCCTCGCGCATCTCGACGACCAGATGGGTCCGAAGGGACGGCGTTACATTCCCGCCATCTTCCGCCGGCCCAAGAAGCTCGACGGGTTCGTGCTGGAGCGGGGGCGGCTGGCGCTACCGAGCGAGGATTTCTTTCAGACCGATCCGGTGCGCCTGCTGGAGATTTTCGCGGTGGCCGACCGCCACGGCCTCCAGATCCACCCCAGCGCGATGCGCGCGGCGAGCCGGGACGCCGGTCTCATCACCGCAAAGGTGCGCCGCGACCCGCGCGCCAACGCCGCTTTCATGGACGTGCTTACGTCGCCCCGCGACCCCGAGACGGTGCTGCGCTGGATGAACGAATCGACCGTCTTCGGCCGCTTCGTGCCCGATTTCCGCCGCGTCGTCGCGCAGATGCAGTTCGACATGTATCATCATTATACGGTCGATGAGCACACCATCCGCGCAGTGGGCCTGCTGGCGCGGATCGAGAAGGGCGACCTCGACACCGATCACCCGCTCGCGACCGAACTCATGGGCAAGATCTTGTCGCGGCGCGTGCTCTATGTCGCGGTGCTGCTGCATGACATCGCGAAAGGGCGGGGCGGCGACCATAGCGTGCTGGGCGCGGAAGTGGCCGAACATCTCTGCCCGCGTCTGGGCCTGACGCCCGCTGAGACCGAGACGGTCGCGTGGCTGGTGCGCTATCACCTGCTGATGTCGGCGACCGCATTCAAGCGGGATCTGGCCGATTACAAGACGATCCTCGATTTCGTCGACGTGGTGCAGAGCCCCGAGCGGCTGCGTCTGCTGCTGTGCCTGACGGTCGTGGACATCCGGGCGGTGGGACCGGGCGTGTGGAATAGCTGGAAGCGGCAGTTGCTGGGCGACCTTTTCGAATCGGCGGAGGAAGTGCTGCGCCTCGGCCACAAGCAGAAGGGCCGGGGCGAGCGTGTCATCGCCAAGCAGGAGGGGCTGCGCGCGGCGCTGGGCATGAACGAGGCGGACTTCGCCGCGTTCAGCGCGCGGCTGCCCGAATCCTACTGGATCGCCGAGCCGGAAGACATTCTGATCCACAATGCGCAGCATATTCTGGCGTCGGGCGATGCGCCGCTCTCGATCGCGGCGCATTATTATCCGCAGCGCGGCGCGACGCTCGTCACTGTCTATGCCGCCGACCATCCGGGCCTGTTCTACCGCATCGCAGGCGCCATCCATCTGGCGGGCGGGAACATCATCGACGCGCGCATCCACACCACGCGCGATGGCGTCGCCATCGACAATTTCCTGGTGCAGGACCCGTTCGGTGGCGCGTTTCACAGCCCCGAACAGCTCAACCGCATCCGCAACGCGATTGAGGATTCGCTGTCGAACCGCCACCGCCTCATCACCAAATTGTCGGCGCGGCCCTTGCCCCGCACCCGCGCCGAAGCCTTCCGCATCGAACCCAATGTGTTGATCGACAACAAGGCGTCGAACCGGTTCACGGTGGTGGAAGTGAACGCGCGCGACCGCCCGGCGCTGCTCTTCAGCCTCGCCAACGCGCTGTTCCAGTCGAAGGTCACGGTGCACAGCGCGCATGTCGCCACCTATGGCGAGCGCGCGGTCGACACCTTCTATGTCACCGACCTCATCGGCGGAAAGATCGAGAGCAAGGCGCGGCTGCAGACGCTGGAACGGCGCCTGCTGGAAGCGGCGGGCGGCGAAGTCGGGCAGGCGCTGGAGATGGCCTAG
- a CDS encoding exodeoxyribonuclease III, translating to MADTLSICSWNINSVRARIDIVEQLLRDEAPDILCLQETKVVNDIFPAAMFRRMGYVHQVLNGQRMHHGVAILSKVPIHEDDRFDWQANGEARHVGVRLDNGVRIENVYVPAGGDVPDRTVNPKFGQKLDFLERMIQWSAALDNKPTILTGDFNIAPLECDVWSHRQLIDVVSHTPVECEILGRLQASNDWVDIGRHFHPAPARLYTWWSYRAKDWAASDRGRRLDHMWMTRDVADRAVSHRVVEPARSWVKPSDHIPIITDFVF from the coding sequence ATGGCCGACACGCTCTCCATCTGCTCCTGGAACATCAACAGCGTCCGGGCGCGCATCGACATTGTCGAACAGTTGCTGCGCGACGAAGCGCCGGACATATTGTGCCTTCAGGAAACGAAGGTCGTGAACGACATTTTCCCGGCCGCGATGTTCCGCCGCATGGGCTATGTGCATCAGGTGCTGAACGGCCAGCGGATGCATCATGGCGTCGCGATCCTGAGCAAGGTGCCGATCCACGAGGACGACCGGTTCGACTGGCAGGCCAATGGCGAGGCGCGCCATGTCGGCGTGCGGCTCGATAACGGCGTGCGGATCGAGAATGTCTATGTGCCCGCAGGCGGCGATGTGCCCGACCGCACCGTCAATCCGAAATTCGGGCAGAAGCTCGATTTCCTCGAACGCATGATCCAGTGGTCGGCCGCGCTCGACAACAAGCCGACGATTTTGACCGGCGATTTCAACATCGCCCCGCTCGAATGCGACGTGTGGAGCCACAGGCAGTTGATCGACGTGGTCAGCCACACGCCGGTCGAATGCGAAATCCTCGGCCGGCTTCAGGCCTCGAACGACTGGGTGGACATCGGCCGTCACTTCCACCCCGCGCCCGCGCGGCTCTACACCTGGTGGAGCTATCGCGCGAAGGACTGGGCCGCGTCCGACCGGGGGCGGCGGCTCGATCATATGTGGATGACGCGCGACGTGGCGGACAGGGCGGTCAGCCACCGCGTCGTCGAACCCGCGCGCAGTTGGGTGAAGCCGTCGGACCATATCCCCATCATCACCGATTTCGTCTTCTGA
- the mutS gene encoding DNA mismatch repair protein MutS — protein sequence MASPSESSTQPTPMMAQYLALKAEARDCLLFYRMGDFFELFFDDARMAAATLDIALTSRGEHEGQPIPMCGVPAHSAESYLARLIRSGHRVAIAEQTETPAQAKARGGKALVARAIVRYVTAGTLTEETLLDSRSDNLLVALAQVGGDGSGEVGIAAADISTGRFETMCCPISDLAAELARLRPSETVVAEGSTFDLPDCHPFDRAAFSSARAEEALRRLFGVTTLDGFGQFGRAELAAMGGLVAYLDHAGKGTLPFLAPPLRKANGAHVAIDAATRESLEIVATTGGTRAGSLLHAIDRTVTGAGARLLAQDLSAPLLDLPLIEARLGLVQMVHDEPGLRDQLRGALRSLPDIGRALGRVAVGRGSPRDLGQLRDGLGEARLLRERLGRLPDMPPLLAQLLPALDGHGALVDALTRALVPAPPTETGNGGYIADGFDPALDELRRMAGDGRRAIAALEAKYREQTGISSLKIRHNGVLGYHVEVPARAADALMAADSGFTHRQTLAGVVRFNSIDLHEEAGRVAQAGAHALVAEAAHLETLIEAVLDRKSDIARAADALARLDVAAALAERAAEGGWTRPHFVAADGAGQCLDIVGGRHPVVEDALRREGQPFVANDCRLSESDRLWLVTGPNMGGKSTFLRQNALIVILAQAGGYVPAGSATLTLVDRLFSRVGASDNLAKGRSTFMVEMVETAAILAQATERSFVILDEVGRGTSTYDGLALAWAVVEAVHEVNRCRCLFATHYHELTRLAETLPSLSLHHVRAREWKGDLVLLHELAEGPADRSYGLAVARLAGLPPAVLRRAKDVLARLEAGKAKTGGIAAGLDDLPLFAAAAAQEEEKADPLLAAIDAIDADALSPREALDHIYRLKQLVAQRQHD from the coding sequence ATGGCGTCCCCGTCCGAAAGCAGCACACAGCCCACCCCGATGATGGCGCAATATCTGGCGCTGAAGGCGGAGGCACGGGACTGCCTGCTTTTCTACCGGATGGGCGATTTCTTCGAACTGTTCTTCGACGACGCCAGGATGGCGGCCGCCACGCTCGACATCGCGCTGACGAGCCGGGGCGAGCATGAGGGGCAACCGATCCCGATGTGCGGCGTTCCGGCGCACAGCGCGGAAAGCTATCTCGCGCGGCTCATCAGGAGCGGCCACCGCGTCGCCATTGCCGAACAGACCGAAACGCCCGCGCAGGCCAAGGCGCGCGGCGGCAAGGCGCTCGTGGCGCGGGCCATCGTGCGCTATGTGACGGCGGGCACGCTGACCGAGGAGACGCTGCTCGACAGCCGGAGCGACAATCTGCTCGTGGCGCTGGCGCAGGTGGGGGGTGACGGATCGGGCGAGGTCGGAATAGCTGCGGCGGACATTTCGACCGGCCGGTTCGAAACCATGTGCTGCCCAATCAGCGACCTAGCCGCCGAACTGGCGCGGCTGCGCCCCAGCGAAACGGTGGTGGCGGAAGGATCGACATTCGATCTGCCCGACTGCCATCCGTTCGACCGCGCCGCCTTTTCGAGCGCAAGGGCCGAGGAGGCACTCAGACGGCTGTTCGGGGTGACGACGCTCGACGGGTTCGGCCAGTTCGGGCGGGCGGAGCTGGCGGCGATGGGCGGCCTCGTCGCCTATCTCGACCATGCGGGCAAGGGCACGCTCCCCTTCCTCGCGCCGCCGCTGCGCAAGGCGAACGGCGCGCATGTCGCCATCGACGCCGCCACGCGCGAGAGTCTGGAAATCGTCGCCACGACCGGGGGAACGCGCGCCGGGAGCCTGCTGCATGCCATCGACCGCACGGTGACGGGCGCGGGCGCGCGACTGCTGGCGCAGGATCTGTCCGCGCCGCTGCTCGACCTGCCGCTTATCGAGGCGCGGCTGGGCCTCGTGCAGATGGTCCACGACGAGCCGGGGCTGCGCGATCAACTGCGCGGCGCGCTGCGGTCGCTGCCCGACATCGGGCGGGCGCTGGGGCGCGTGGCGGTGGGACGCGGCAGCCCGCGCGACCTGGGGCAATTGCGCGACGGGCTTGGCGAAGCGCGGCTGCTGCGCGAGCGGCTGGGGCGGCTGCCCGATATGCCGCCGCTGCTGGCGCAGTTGCTCCCGGCGCTCGACGGGCATGGGGCGCTGGTCGATGCGCTCACCCGCGCGCTGGTGCCCGCGCCGCCCACCGAGACCGGCAATGGCGGCTATATCGCCGATGGTTTCGATCCCGCGCTGGACGAACTGCGGCGCATGGCGGGCGATGGACGGAGAGCCATTGCGGCGCTGGAAGCGAAATATCGCGAGCAAACGGGGATTTCCTCGCTCAAGATCCGGCATAATGGCGTGCTCGGCTACCATGTCGAGGTGCCCGCCCGTGCCGCCGATGCGCTGATGGCGGCGGACAGCGGCTTCACCCATCGCCAGACGCTGGCGGGGGTGGTGCGGTTCAACTCCATCGACCTGCATGAGGAAGCCGGGCGCGTCGCGCAGGCCGGCGCGCATGCGCTGGTCGCCGAAGCCGCACATCTGGAGACTCTCATCGAAGCGGTGCTCGACCGCAAGAGCGACATCGCCCGCGCCGCCGACGCGCTGGCGCGGCTCGACGTGGCGGCAGCGCTGGCGGAACGGGCGGCGGAAGGCGGCTGGACGCGGCCCCATTTCGTCGCTGCGGACGGGGCGGGCCAGTGCCTCGACATCGTGGGCGGGCGGCATCCCGTGGTGGAGGATGCGCTGCGGCGGGAGGGCCAACCCTTCGTCGCCAACGACTGCCGCCTGTCGGAAAGCGACCGTCTGTGGCTCGTCACCGGACCCAATATGGGCGGCAAATCGACATTCCTGCGGCAGAACGCCCTGATCGTCATTCTCGCGCAGGCGGGCGGCTATGTGCCCGCCGGATCGGCGACGCTGACGCTGGTCGACCGGCTGTTCAGCCGTGTGGGCGCGTCGGACAATCTGGCGAAGGGCCGCTCCACCTTCATGGTCGAGATGGTGGAGACCGCCGCGATCCTCGCACAGGCAACGGAGCGCAGCTTCGTCATTCTGGACGAGGTGGGTCGCGGCACATCGACCTATGACGGCCTCGCGCTCGCATGGGCAGTGGTGGAGGCGGTGCACGAGGTCAATCGCTGCCGATGCCTGTTCGCCACCCATTATCACGAGCTGACCCGGCTGGCCGAGACTTTGCCCTCGCTCTCGCTCCACCATGTCCGCGCGCGCGAGTGGAAGGGCGACCTTGTGCTGCTGCATGAACTGGCGGAGGGTCCGGCGGACCGCAGCTATGGCCTTGCCGTCGCGCGGCTGGCGGGCTTGCCGCCTGCGGTGCTCAGGCGCGCAAAGGACGTGCTGGCGCGGCTGGAAGCGGGCAAGGCGAAGACCGGCGGTATCGCGGCGGGACTGGACGACCTGCCCCTCTTTGCCGCCGCCGCCGCGCAGGAGGAGGAAAAGGCCGACCCCCTGCTGGCCGCCATCGACGCGATCGACGCCGATGCGCTTTCGCCTCGCGAGGCGCTCGATCACATCTATCGGCTGAAACAACTGGTCGCGCAGCGGCAGCATGACTAG